One part of the Coprobacter tertius genome encodes these proteins:
- a CDS encoding GH92 family glycosyl hydrolase: MVLFKFRHIIIGAQVLLLSACTGTRGTETAAAEEDLIQYVNPMIGTSGFGNVYPGSQIPFGGIQMSPDTDFDYYDAASGYKYNHMTLLGFSLSHLSGTGIPDLGDFLFVPGTGEIKFTPGTHENPDSGYRSRYSHDKEWASPNYYGVDLLDYGVKAEMTSGLRSGIFRFTYPQSDSSFIMIDLNHTLWQSCEWANVRIENDSTITGYKLVKGWGPERHIYFAAVFSKPLDQAGIMLNNSPVIYNTNRFRSSKETWGKNVKFWMRFKTDDKEPVYVKTAISGVSTASALANMKELDGENFESLKAKGEKLWNKELNKFSIKGNKKQKETFYTSVYHAFQHPFIFQDSDNRYRALDKNIDTAEGFTNMTVFSLWDTYRALHPLFNLVQQGVNADIANSMLAHYDKSVEHMLPIWSFYGNETWCMIGYHSVSVLADMIMKDVKGFDYERAYEAMKRTAMNPNYDCLPEYDSLGWVPFDKEKESVSKTLEYAYDDYCIAQAAKKLGKKEDYEYFLNRSLSYQNLIDPVSKYMRGRDSKGEWRTPFAPIAYQGPGSVNGWGDITEGFTMQYTWYVPHDVQGYINAMGEEHFAARLDSMFIMELPDDIPGAHDIQGRIGAYWHGNEPCHQITYLYNYLKQPWKCQKWVRTIVDNFYGNEPGSLSGNDDCGQMSAWYIFNCMGFYPVAPSSNVYNIGSPALEAVTMRMSNGKVVEVTTENWSEKNVYVDKVFLNGKELDRSYFTYDDIKDGAKIRFVMSSTPNLKRGVSDGCVPPSLSNSGETLLYTKNK, encoded by the coding sequence ATGGTGCTATTTAAATTTAGACATATAATTATCGGTGCTCAGGTGCTTTTGTTGAGTGCCTGTACCGGAACTCGGGGAACCGAAACGGCTGCGGCTGAAGAAGACTTGATACAATATGTAAATCCCATGATCGGTACTTCTGGTTTCGGGAATGTTTATCCTGGTTCACAGATTCCCTTTGGAGGAATACAAATGAGCCCCGATACCGATTTCGATTATTACGATGCCGCTTCGGGTTATAAGTATAATCACATGACTTTACTCGGTTTTAGTCTTTCTCATTTGAGCGGAACGGGAATCCCCGATTTGGGGGACTTCCTTTTTGTTCCGGGAACAGGGGAGATTAAGTTTACTCCGGGTACACATGAAAATCCCGATTCGGGATATCGTTCCCGTTATTCACATGACAAGGAATGGGCTTCCCCCAATTATTATGGGGTAGATTTACTCGATTATGGTGTAAAAGCCGAAATGACTTCGGGGTTACGTAGCGGTATATTCCGTTTTACGTATCCGCAGAGCGATAGTTCTTTTATTATGATCGATCTTAACCATACACTGTGGCAATCTTGTGAATGGGCGAATGTGCGTATCGAAAACGACTCAACGATTACCGGTTATAAATTGGTAAAAGGATGGGGGCCGGAACGCCACATTTATTTTGCAGCAGTATTCTCTAAACCTTTGGATCAGGCCGGTATAATGTTGAATAATTCTCCGGTGATTTATAATACCAATCGTTTCCGCAGTTCGAAAGAAACTTGGGGTAAGAATGTAAAATTCTGGATGCGGTTTAAGACCGACGATAAAGAACCGGTGTATGTGAAAACTGCGATTTCGGGAGTAAGTACAGCTTCTGCTTTGGCAAATATGAAAGAGCTCGACGGTGAGAATTTCGAATCGCTGAAGGCAAAAGGGGAAAAACTTTGGAATAAAGAATTGAATAAATTCTCGATAAAAGGAAATAAAAAACAGAAAGAAACATTTTATACTTCGGTTTATCATGCATTCCAGCATCCCTTTATATTCCAGGATTCTGATAATCGGTATCGTGCACTCGATAAGAATATCGATACGGCCGAAGGCTTTACCAATATGACGGTATTCTCTTTATGGGATACTTATCGTGCTTTACATCCGTTATTTAATCTGGTACAGCAGGGGGTAAACGCCGATATTGCCAATTCTATGCTCGCGCATTACGATAAAAGCGTTGAACATATGTTGCCGATTTGGTCGTTCTACGGAAACGAAACTTGGTGTATGATCGGTTATCATTCGGTATCGGTATTGGCTGATATGATTATGAAAGACGTAAAAGGATTTGATTATGAAAGGGCATACGAAGCGATGAAACGTACAGCCATGAATCCTAATTACGATTGTCTTCCCGAGTATGATTCTTTGGGATGGGTTCCTTTCGATAAAGAAAAAGAATCTGTTTCGAAAACACTCGAATATGCTTATGACGACTATTGTATCGCACAAGCTGCTAAAAAATTGGGTAAGAAGGAAGATTATGAATATTTCTTGAATCGTTCTCTTTCCTATCAGAATCTGATCGACCCGGTTTCTAAATATATGAGAGGCCGAGATAGTAAAGGTGAATGGCGTACACCATTTGCTCCGATAGCTTATCAGGGCCCTGGTTCTGTAAACGGTTGGGGAGATATTACCGAAGGATTTACAATGCAGTATACTTGGTATGTACCTCATGATGTACAGGGATATATCAATGCGATGGGAGAAGAACATTTTGCCGCCCGACTCGATTCTATGTTTATAATGGAGTTGCCCGACGATATTCCCGGTGCACATGATATACAGGGGCGTATAGGTGCTTATTGGCATGGCAACGAACCCTGTCATCAGATTACGTATTTGTATAATTACTTGAAACAACCGTGGAAATGCCAGAAATGGGTACGTACGATTGTTGATAATTTCTATGGTAATGAACCCGGATCTTTGAGTGGTAATGACGATTGCGGGCAAATGTCGGCTTGGTATATCTTTAACTGTATGGGATTCTATCCGGTAGCGCCATCCAGCAATGTCTATAATATCGGTTCTCCGGCACTCGAGGCTGTTACGATGAGAATGAGCAATGGAAAGGTAGTAGAAGTGACTACCGAAAATTGGTCGGAAAAGAATGTATATGTAGATAAAGTATTCCTGAATGGAAAGGAACTCGATAGATCGTATTTTACTTACGACGATATAAAAGACGGTGCGAAGATACGTTTTGTAATGAGTTCTACTCCAAATCTCAAACGTGGTGTATCGGATGGTTGTGTCCCCCCATCGTTGAGTAACTCCGGTGAAACATTGCTTTACACAAAAAACAAATAA
- a CDS encoding NAD-dependent epimerase/dehydratase family protein — translation MKKILVIGATGQIGSELTVKLRSLYGGDNVVAGHIAGISIPECLRDGGPLEEADVLNTKQIAAIVDKYHIDSIFNLAAILSAQAEQRPVLAWNIQINGVLNLLEIAREKNCAVFTPSSIGAFGPSSPKDKTPQDTIQRPQTIYGVSKVTCELLSDYYFHRFGVDTRSVRFPGLISYVTPPGGGTTDYAVDIYYSAVKGEKFYTPVKAGTFMDMMYMPDALHAIVMLMEADPAKLIHRNSFNIASMSFDPEMIYAEIKKHFPTFEMEYRIDALRQSIADSWPNSLDDTCAREEWGWKPEYDLSSMTVDMIKHLKLKNL, via the coding sequence ATGAAGAAGATACTTGTAATTGGAGCCACAGGCCAGATCGGATCTGAGTTGACCGTAAAACTGCGCTCTCTCTATGGTGGTGACAATGTGGTAGCCGGACACATTGCCGGAATTTCCATCCCAGAATGTTTACGTGATGGTGGGCCTCTGGAAGAAGCCGATGTTTTGAATACTAAACAAATTGCGGCAATTGTCGATAAATACCACATCGATAGTATTTTTAACCTGGCGGCGATTTTGTCGGCTCAAGCCGAACAACGTCCCGTATTGGCATGGAACATACAGATAAACGGAGTGTTGAACTTACTCGAAATTGCCCGTGAAAAGAATTGTGCGGTATTTACACCCAGTTCTATCGGAGCTTTCGGACCGTCTTCACCCAAAGATAAAACTCCGCAGGATACGATACAGCGTCCACAAACGATTTATGGGGTGAGTAAAGTAACCTGTGAACTGTTGAGCGATTATTATTTCCATCGTTTTGGTGTAGATACGCGTTCGGTACGTTTCCCAGGACTTATTTCCTATGTGACACCTCCGGGAGGTGGAACGACCGATTATGCTGTCGATATTTATTATTCGGCTGTGAAAGGAGAGAAATTTTATACTCCTGTTAAGGCCGGCACGTTTATGGATATGATGTATATGCCCGATGCTTTGCATGCGATCGTTATGCTGATGGAAGCCGATCCTGCTAAGCTGATACACCGGAATTCGTTCAATATCGCTTCGATGAGTTTTGATCCGGAGATGATTTATGCTGAAATTAAAAAACATTTTCCTACATTTGAAATGGAATACCGAATAGATGCTTTGCGTCAGAGTATTGCCGATTCGTGGCCTAACTCACTCGATGATACCTGTGCCCGTGAAGAATGGGGATGGAAGCCCGAGTACGACCTGTCTTCTATGACGGTAGATATGATAAAACATTTAAAATTAAAGAATCTTTAA